A window from Listeria seeligeri serovar 1/2b str. SLCC3954 encodes these proteins:
- a CDS encoding AI-2E family transporter — translation MSWLEKLKENNTARRVLVFILIGIVLYLLRSMINLILLTFIFAFLVTRLENVILKRVRIPRKLIVIVLYTLVALFLYVAIVHFLPILIDQISQLVDSLVKIYNNPPDNAVAKWVVGFLKESNIEKYLQTGVDFIIASLSGIGSVGLSFFLALILSLFFSLEKERVTSFTGQFLTSKVGFIFKEAAFFGKKFVGTFGVVLEAQLMIALVNTIITTIALYLMDFPQLLSLSIMVFVLGLIPVAGVIISCVPLVLIAYSVGGLQDVFYILLTVVIVHAIETYILNPKLMSSKTNLPVFYTFIVLIFSETFFGVWGLIVGIPVFVFLLDILDVRNAEDKEKRTIFGRKKKVD, via the coding sequence ATGAGTTGGTTAGAAAAACTAAAAGAAAATAACACTGCAAGACGGGTGCTTGTGTTTATCCTGATTGGGATTGTACTCTATTTACTTAGAAGTATGATTAATTTAATTCTGTTAACTTTTATATTTGCATTTTTAGTTACTCGATTAGAAAACGTTATTTTAAAACGAGTACGAATACCGAGAAAGCTAATTGTCATTGTTTTATATACGTTAGTCGCATTGTTTTTATATGTTGCTATCGTTCATTTTTTACCAATATTAATTGATCAAATTTCTCAGCTAGTTGATTCTCTAGTAAAAATTTATAATAATCCACCTGATAACGCGGTTGCAAAATGGGTCGTTGGTTTCTTGAAAGAATCAAATATCGAAAAATACTTACAGACTGGCGTGGATTTCATTATTGCCTCGCTTTCAGGAATAGGTTCAGTCGGATTATCTTTCTTTTTAGCGTTAATCCTTAGTTTGTTTTTCTCGCTTGAAAAAGAACGTGTCACTTCCTTTACGGGACAATTCCTGACGAGTAAAGTTGGCTTTATCTTTAAAGAAGCTGCTTTTTTCGGAAAGAAATTCGTTGGGACTTTCGGGGTTGTACTGGAAGCGCAGTTGATGATTGCTCTTGTGAATACAATTATCACCACGATTGCGTTATATTTGATGGACTTCCCGCAGTTACTTAGTTTGTCTATTATGGTATTCGTTCTTGGTTTGATTCCAGTTGCAGGTGTCATTATTTCTTGTGTACCACTTGTACTTATTGCTTATTCGGTTGGGGGATTACAAGATGTTTTCTATATCCTGTTAACTGTCGTAATTGTGCACGCAATTGAAACCTATATTTTAAATCCAAAGTTAATGTCTTCAAAAACGAATTTACCTGTCTTTTATACATTTATTGTTTTGATTTTTTCCGAAACATTTTTCGGTGTGTGGGGGCTGATTGTTGGGATTCCAGTATTTGTGTTCTTGCTAGATATTTTAGATGTGAGAAATGCAGAGGACAAGGAAAAACGAACGATATTTGGACGTAAGAAAAAAGTAGATTAA
- a CDS encoding alpha/beta hydrolase → MKKIIIGIIMLAIIITGFGVIFLHFEPTKQTNNAPTASAKKKNTVEKTPVSEIAIPTLFVHGYSGTANSLGGMIDRFVSDGFVTKSLVMTVAADGTIKTTGTYDKFSLNPTIQVIFEDNKSSMVNQTAWIQSVMKELKNNYHIEKVNALGHSMGGVSLTNYIEKVGNDKAYPVVEKLVLIGAPLNGLVIGDNGVTDYDLTEDGPKQSSARYSEFMKNKQNIPSNLQVLNIAGDTLDGTKSDGSVSVASALSGKFIFKDQVASYEEEVFTGKNAAHSKLHENSDVDTKVAKFLWDTEKVD, encoded by the coding sequence ATGAAAAAAATTATTATCGGCATCATTATGCTGGCTATCATTATTACTGGATTCGGAGTAATTTTTCTTCACTTCGAACCAACTAAACAAACAAACAATGCACCAACTGCTTCGGCAAAGAAAAAAAACACAGTAGAAAAAACACCTGTTTCAGAAATCGCGATTCCAACTCTTTTTGTCCATGGTTATTCTGGAACAGCTAATTCACTCGGTGGCATGATTGATCGTTTTGTGAGTGATGGCTTTGTAACCAAATCGCTCGTTATGACAGTTGCAGCTGATGGTACTATAAAAACGACTGGGACATATGATAAATTCAGTCTTAATCCAACCATTCAAGTCATTTTTGAAGATAATAAAAGCTCGATGGTTAACCAAACAGCATGGATTCAAAGCGTTATGAAAGAACTTAAAAATAATTATCATATCGAAAAAGTAAATGCACTTGGCCATTCGATGGGTGGCGTTAGTTTAACAAATTATATCGAGAAGGTTGGCAATGACAAAGCTTACCCTGTCGTTGAAAAACTTGTATTAATTGGCGCTCCATTAAACGGACTTGTTATTGGTGATAATGGTGTGACAGACTACGATCTAACAGAAGATGGACCTAAACAATCTTCTGCACGCTACAGTGAATTTATGAAAAACAAACAAAATATCCCTTCTAATTTGCAAGTTTTAAATATTGCTGGTGATACATTAGATGGTACAAAGAGTGATGGAAGTGTTTCGGTTGCTAGCGCCTTATCTGGTAAATTTATTTTTAAAGATCAAGTGGCAAGTTATGAAGAAGAAGTTTTCACTGGAAAAAATGCCGCTCATAGTAAACTTCACGAAAACAGTGATGTAGATACCAAAGTAGCTAAGTTTTTATGGGATACAGAAAAAGTAGATTAA
- a CDS encoding alpha/beta fold hydrolase, which yields MLKRVFFSIILPLGCLVGAIFILLTINTSYPKAANDSIPTIFIHGYRGTDRSLHGMIRRLDQKYEWATETLTVNVSPDGDISTTGTYDKSAKNPLINIVFEDNRATLPQQSMWTKKVMSYLQQNYGIKKFNAVGHSMGGGAWVAYLASYEKNKSYPQVNKIVFLAVPFYPEEYVNGDQQVDIKNANNVHTKFAEKMAKQLPNNTEIMIIGGNLEDGSNSDGEVKLDSVLYGEKLFAHQKVITHVIKGPQATHSSMHESTVVDKYVGDFLWGQK from the coding sequence ATGCTAAAGCGTGTGTTCTTCTCCATTATCTTACCACTAGGTTGCTTAGTTGGGGCAATATTCATTCTACTCACAATCAATACATCCTATCCCAAAGCAGCAAATGATTCCATTCCAACCATTTTTATTCATGGTTATCGAGGAACAGATCGCTCGCTTCACGGAATGATTCGTCGCTTAGATCAGAAATATGAATGGGCAACAGAAACATTAACGGTAAATGTAAGTCCGGACGGAGACATTTCTACTACTGGAACTTATGATAAATCAGCAAAGAATCCACTTATTAATATTGTATTTGAAGACAACCGCGCAACTTTACCACAGCAGTCAATGTGGACTAAAAAAGTGATGTCTTATTTACAACAAAACTATGGAATCAAAAAATTTAATGCTGTTGGTCATTCGATGGGTGGCGGTGCTTGGGTTGCTTATTTAGCAAGTTATGAGAAAAACAAATCTTATCCACAAGTAAATAAAATTGTCTTTCTAGCGGTACCGTTTTATCCAGAAGAATATGTTAATGGCGACCAACAAGTAGATATTAAAAATGCGAATAACGTGCACACCAAGTTTGCTGAAAAAATGGCGAAACAGTTACCTAATAATACGGAAATTATGATAATTGGTGGTAACCTAGAAGATGGTTCTAATAGTGACGGTGAAGTGAAATTAGACAGTGTTTTATATGGTGAAAAGTTATTCGCCCACCAAAAAGTAATTACCCATGTGATTAAAGGACCACAAGCAACCCACAGTAGCATGCATGAATCAACCGTTGTGGATAAATATGTTGGCGATTTTTTATGGGGACAGAAATAA
- a CDS encoding DUF4064 domain-containing protein: MIKRTGEVVLAVTGLVISVLMQAAIATIGLLMVNGAKGKEGLATYYNNYYQTLTEMEIPKNDIPDPDRVFDFVHMLSWTALSGGIITLILGVVGIFYIINNKKPVLSGFLFLAAGIVSLLCTALIGFIPALLFVIAAMLCFVRKPKSGFSGF, encoded by the coding sequence ATGATTAAACGAACGGGTGAAGTCGTACTCGCTGTTACTGGACTTGTTATTAGTGTTTTAATGCAAGCTGCTATTGCTACTATAGGCCTTTTAATGGTAAATGGTGCTAAAGGAAAAGAAGGCTTAGCAACATATTACAACAATTATTACCAAACATTGACAGAAATGGAAATTCCGAAGAACGATATTCCGGATCCGGACCGGGTATTTGATTTTGTACATATGTTATCATGGACAGCTTTATCTGGTGGAATAATTACTTTAATTCTTGGGGTAGTTGGCATATTTTATATTATTAATAACAAAAAACCAGTGCTATCTGGATTTTTATTTTTAGCGGCAGGAATTGTATCTTTACTTTGCACGGCGCTAATCGGTTTTATTCCAGCATTACTTTTTGTTATCGCAGCAATGCTATGTTTTGTTCGTAAGCCTAAGAGTGGCTTTTCAGGTTTTTAA
- a CDS encoding lmo0954 family membrane protein — translation MRAILIGVLVVLLIAMILIVLWPAIMATIGAILGFWSLKKLLEARSLGEKIVYGVLIGVGALIILANLKGILVVAIIGAIIYFLTRNKNKPKKNDDIFDYPYNK, via the coding sequence TTGAGAGCAATATTGATTGGTGTATTAGTAGTTTTACTGATTGCAATGATACTTATCGTTTTATGGCCAGCAATTATGGCAACTATCGGGGCAATCCTTGGCTTTTGGTCATTGAAGAAACTTTTAGAAGCAAGATCGCTAGGAGAAAAAATCGTTTATGGAGTTTTAATCGGCGTTGGTGCCTTAATCATTCTAGCAAACTTAAAAGGAATTTTAGTTGTCGCAATCATTGGAGCAATTATTTACTTCCTAACTAGAAATAAAAATAAACCTAAAAAAAATGATGATATCTTTGACTACCCATACAATAAATAA
- a CDS encoding PspA/IM30 family protein, translated as MANLFEKMKQWNKEVSDKIEKREEKRRNSVSYYMDKTKQEMKDAERMVEKQRELKSLFYKEYKEMEVYVEKRRHQAAIAKEAGETKLADFALEEVAQYEEQLEATKAHYEQASEQLEKLELRMHEMRLKWKNLKTQHLAEMAEKNATETSEKMDKVIHDMSWGSVSDYHEAQKQRDLAEEAEKKADMSKELSQSFDDLMDELEKKTKKSKEVIKDKAQNFTTMVDEIIEREKQNFKKPERASMEDQLNELEKEAAKEQPKEEKEVLIPELEKKEETKEEDDK; from the coding sequence ATGGCAAACCTTTTTGAAAAAATGAAACAATGGAATAAAGAAGTTAGTGACAAAATCGAAAAACGTGAAGAAAAACGTCGTAATTCGGTAAGTTATTATATGGATAAAACAAAACAAGAAATGAAAGACGCAGAACGCATGGTAGAAAAACAACGTGAATTAAAATCTCTTTTCTATAAAGAATACAAAGAAATGGAAGTTTATGTGGAAAAACGTCGTCATCAAGCTGCAATTGCAAAAGAAGCTGGCGAAACTAAACTTGCTGACTTTGCATTAGAAGAAGTTGCACAATACGAAGAACAATTAGAAGCGACAAAAGCTCACTACGAACAAGCTTCTGAACAACTTGAAAAATTAGAACTACGCATGCACGAAATGCGCTTAAAATGGAAGAACCTAAAAACACAACATTTAGCTGAAATGGCTGAAAAAAATGCGACAGAAACTTCCGAAAAAATGGACAAAGTTATTCATGATATGAGCTGGGGTAGTGTAAGTGATTATCACGAAGCACAAAAACAACGTGACTTGGCAGAAGAAGCTGAGAAAAAAGCTGACATGAGTAAAGAGCTTTCTCAATCATTTGATGATCTAATGGATGAATTAGAAAAGAAAACGAAGAAGAGTAAAGAAGTTATTAAAGACAAAGCACAAAACTTTACTACGATGGTAGATGAAATTATTGAACGTGAAAAACAAAATTTCAAGAAACCTGAAAGAGCATCTATGGAAGACCAATTAAATGAACTTGAAAAAGAAGCTGCGAAAGAACAACCAAAAGAAGAAAAAGAAGTGCTTATCCCAGAATTAGAGAAAAAAGAAGAAACAAAAGAAGAAGACGACAAATAA
- a CDS encoding winged helix-turn-helix transcriptional regulator, with translation MELKPELCRVDDALGIIVGKWKPIILLILLQDGTKRFSELKRRVPGITQKMLTNQLRELEKEDIIIRKVYPEVPPKVEYSISEYGKSLEPILTAMHEWGTKHTMRKNKVTAE, from the coding sequence TTGGAACTTAAACCAGAATTATGCAGAGTAGACGATGCGCTTGGAATTATAGTCGGCAAATGGAAACCTATCATTTTACTCATATTGCTACAAGACGGAACGAAACGATTTAGTGAATTAAAACGGCGCGTTCCCGGTATTACACAAAAAATGCTCACAAATCAATTACGCGAGCTTGAGAAAGAAGATATTATCATTCGTAAAGTATATCCCGAAGTTCCTCCAAAAGTGGAGTATTCTATTTCGGAATACGGCAAAAGCTTGGAACCGATTTTAACCGCTATGCACGAATGGGGAACTAAGCATACGATGCGAAAAAATAAAGTTACCGCAGAATAA
- a CDS encoding LLM class flavin-dependent oxidoreductase — protein sequence MNNYRINDKNGMEFGLYSLGDHMPNPHTGERISAQKRLKEIIEAATLAEQAGIDFFSVGESHQEYFVTQAHAIVLAAIAQATEKIKIASSATILSTSDPVRVFENFATLDLISDGRAELIAGRASRIGLFDLLGYDLQDYEALFEEKFDLLLQISKQERVNWHGEFRAPLNNAQVLPRPLNGSMPIWRAVGGPPASAIKAGIAGVPMSIATLGGPASIFKRSIDAYREAANRSRFDASELPVAVTGLFYAAETTQLAQQEAYPHINEGMKLSNGSGFPKQTFAQGASVKDVLNVGSTQQIIEKILYQHELFGHQRYMAQLDFGGVPFNKVMQNIELIGNEILPAVKKYTAK from the coding sequence ATGAATAATTATCGTATAAATGATAAAAATGGTATGGAATTTGGTTTATACTCACTCGGCGATCATATGCCGAACCCACATACAGGTGAAAGAATCTCTGCACAGAAACGCTTAAAAGAAATTATTGAAGCTGCAACTTTGGCGGAACAAGCAGGAATTGACTTTTTTAGTGTTGGAGAAAGTCATCAAGAATATTTTGTAACACAAGCTCATGCGATTGTTTTAGCTGCCATCGCACAAGCTACGGAAAAAATAAAAATTGCTAGTTCAGCGACAATTCTGAGTACGTCAGATCCTGTTCGAGTTTTCGAAAATTTTGCTACACTAGATTTAATTTCAGATGGTAGAGCAGAATTGATTGCTGGGCGTGCATCTCGAATCGGTTTGTTCGATTTGCTAGGCTATGATTTACAAGATTATGAAGCACTTTTTGAAGAAAAATTTGATTTACTCTTGCAAATTAGTAAACAAGAACGTGTCAACTGGCATGGAGAATTTCGTGCACCGTTAAATAATGCACAAGTTTTACCACGTCCACTTAATGGCTCGATGCCGATTTGGCGGGCAGTGGGCGGACCACCAGCCAGTGCTATCAAAGCCGGAATAGCAGGTGTACCAATGTCAATTGCAACACTAGGTGGACCAGCAAGTATTTTTAAACGTTCGATTGATGCTTATCGCGAGGCAGCAAATCGTAGCAGGTTTGATGCAAGTGAACTGCCAGTGGCTGTAACAGGTTTATTTTATGCTGCTGAAACAACACAACTTGCGCAACAAGAAGCTTATCCGCATATTAATGAAGGCATGAAACTAAGCAATGGGTCAGGTTTTCCAAAACAAACTTTCGCTCAAGGTGCTAGCGTAAAAGATGTTTTAAATGTTGGTAGTACACAACAAATTATTGAAAAAATTCTATACCAACATGAACTTTTCGGTCATCAGCGCTATATGGCACAACTTGATTTTGGCGGCGTTCCTTTTAATAAAGTGATGCAAAATATTGAGTTAATTGGTAACGAAATTTTACCCGCTGTGAAAAAATATACTGCAAAATAA
- a CDS encoding NADPH-dependent FMN reductase encodes MKIVALSGSNVGSKTRTAMNYTVNEIETKYPEVEVTLIDLADYKMDFSDGRNYLEYEADTGFVTKTLMDADAIIIGTPIFQASIPGSLKNIFDLLPVNAFRDKVVSMLVTAGSAKHYLIAEYGLKPILAYMKAQIVPTYVFIEEKDFVRKKIVEDDVLFRIERLVEDTVLLTNTYTQLRLEKEAKYDF; translated from the coding sequence ATGAAAATTGTCGCTTTATCAGGTTCAAATGTCGGTTCGAAAACAAGAACGGCAATGAATTACACTGTAAATGAAATCGAAACAAAATATCCAGAGGTTGAAGTCACCCTAATTGATTTGGCTGATTACAAAATGGATTTTAGTGATGGTAGAAATTATTTAGAATATGAAGCAGATACTGGCTTTGTAACAAAAACATTGATGGATGCAGATGCAATTATCATTGGAACACCGATTTTTCAAGCTTCTATTCCTGGTTCTCTTAAAAATATATTCGATTTGCTTCCTGTAAATGCTTTTCGCGATAAAGTTGTAAGTATGCTTGTGACAGCAGGCTCTGCAAAACATTACCTGATTGCTGAATATGGACTAAAACCAATTTTGGCTTATATGAAAGCACAAATAGTTCCAACGTATGTTTTCATTGAGGAAAAAGATTTTGTGCGCAAGAAAATAGTGGAAGATGATGTGCTTTTCCGGATTGAACGCTTAGTGGAGGATACAGTACTTCTGACAAACACTTATACACAATTACGATTAGAAAAAGAAGCGAAGTATGATTTTTAG
- a CDS encoding MucBP domain-containing protein has product MQKITNITSIIFVLTKEGNNTNKKLCRYIFISILLFTAIFVGSSTVHAAEKNSSTIVYDYTDINALTKEQKDSIVKGNPNETHANDYENYQFIYQEKSSQAPVNPADKPPGERLLLKTGDSATNITLIILGFLLVGGSVSVLVWKKGYRKQVLLLLVMFGGSGLLIGPSIQAAENSNLKPQEKIVSTKGIKETKKPAPISGYNYVGYIRTVKNDNNPPTPIQQGKVAVNYQDEDGTSIAPNETLEGELGKPYSSSVKTIAGYKFTEVRGNSTGTFTKDTQTVTYIYKKLPIAAAKVTVNYLNENGNQIHKPQIISGNVGDSYDASSATYQLKIDGYTMDTAKMPNNVTGKLSEQTQEVNYVYKKEVQDVTLTIKFVDSSGNPFILPDLTTYNEGSFVPTYPNLNQYRMLLDYNQQVYYQNQVVPDIVIKGKEGEPYSLPKKMIFNILDDQGNPVRFIASANPDGSSNGIMNWQNHSSTPTNREGVLPSENVVVTYQIETYSIATPEP; this is encoded by the coding sequence ATGCAGAAAATAACAAATATTACATCAATTATCTTCGTCTTAACAAAGGAAGGTAACAATACGAATAAAAAACTTTGTCGTTATATTTTTATAAGTATTTTACTTTTCACAGCTATTTTTGTAGGAAGTTCAACTGTTCATGCAGCTGAAAAAAATTCGAGTACGATAGTTTATGACTATACTGATATTAATGCTTTAACGAAAGAACAAAAAGATAGCATAGTTAAAGGTAATCCGAATGAAACACATGCAAATGATTATGAAAATTATCAATTTATTTATCAAGAAAAATCTTCACAAGCGCCTGTCAACCCAGCTGATAAGCCCCCGGGTGAACGGCTATTATTGAAAACTGGAGATTCAGCAACAAATATTACTTTAATTATCCTAGGGTTTCTACTTGTTGGAGGAAGTGTTAGTGTTCTCGTTTGGAAAAAAGGTTATAGAAAGCAGGTTTTATTATTATTGGTAATGTTTGGTGGAAGTGGTTTACTAATAGGCCCCTCCATTCAAGCTGCGGAAAATAGTAACTTAAAACCACAAGAAAAAATAGTCTCTACAAAAGGAATTAAAGAAACAAAAAAACCTGCTCCTATTAGTGGATACAACTATGTTGGATATATTCGAACTGTTAAAAACGATAATAATCCGCCTACACCAATTCAACAAGGAAAAGTTGCGGTGAACTATCAAGATGAAGATGGAACCTCAATAGCTCCAAATGAGACACTAGAAGGAGAACTTGGTAAACCTTATTCTTCCTCAGTAAAAACAATTGCTGGTTATAAGTTTACGGAAGTTCGCGGGAATTCAACAGGAACCTTTACGAAAGATACGCAAACAGTCACCTACATTTATAAAAAGCTACCTATTGCAGCTGCAAAAGTAACGGTCAATTATCTGAATGAAAATGGAAATCAAATCCATAAACCACAAATAATTAGTGGCAATGTGGGAGATAGTTATGACGCTTCATCAGCTACATATCAGTTGAAAATAGATGGCTATACTATGGACACCGCTAAAATGCCTAATAATGTAACTGGGAAATTATCTGAGCAAACTCAAGAAGTAAATTATGTATATAAGAAAGAAGTTCAGGATGTTACTCTTACTATTAAGTTTGTTGACTCAAGTGGTAATCCATTTATTTTACCTGATTTAACGACCTATAATGAAGGTTCATTCGTTCCGACTTATCCAAATTTAAATCAGTACCGGATGTTACTAGATTATAATCAGCAGGTATACTACCAAAACCAAGTAGTACCTGATATTGTAATCAAAGGAAAAGAAGGTGAACCCTATTCATTACCAAAAAAAATGATTTTTAATATTTTAGATGATCAAGGGAATCCAGTTAGATTTATTGCCTCAGCAAATCCAGATGGTAGTAGTAACGGTATTATGAATTGGCAAAATCATTCTAGCACGCCTACTAATCGAGAAGGAGTATTACCTTCTGAAAATGTCGTGGTTACTTATCAAATCGAAACTTATAGTATTGCAACGCCAGAACCATGA
- the nagA gene encoding N-acetylglucosamine-6-phosphate deacetylase, which translates to MANKVITNATIYTGKGVLENAFVRFDKQILEVGSMADFQADKTEEVVDAKGQKLVPGFIDVHSHGGYSFDAMDADPEALRKQVNGMLNEGITTYFPTTMTQSHENIEKALKVINEVAQTEPVIGGIHLEGPFVSKVFKGAQPEEYIQAPDLELFKKWFDISGGLIKLVTYAPEHETSADFENLCFELGVVPSIGHSNDVREHLKTSKATHATHLYNACHRMTHREPGVPGHVLLEQGINAELIVDGIHVHPDMVKLAYKMKGAEHLCIITDSMRAKGMPEGKSELGGQTVIVKDKQARLEDGTLAGSVLTYDDGFRNMIKFTGCTIEEAVLMSSGNQAREFNLTQKGAIQAGKDADFNILNDDLQITATYSFGKKHS; encoded by the coding sequence ATGGCTAATAAGGTAATTACAAACGCTACAATTTATACTGGTAAAGGGGTTCTAGAAAACGCTTTTGTAAGATTTGACAAACAGATTCTGGAAGTTGGCTCAATGGCGGATTTTCAAGCAGATAAAACGGAAGAAGTCGTGGATGCAAAAGGACAAAAATTAGTTCCTGGTTTTATTGATGTTCATTCCCATGGCGGCTATAGTTTTGACGCGATGGATGCAGATCCAGAAGCGCTTAGAAAACAAGTGAATGGCATGTTGAACGAAGGGATCACTACTTATTTCCCTACAACGATGACTCAATCGCATGAAAATATTGAAAAAGCATTAAAAGTAATCAATGAAGTAGCTCAAACCGAGCCTGTCATTGGTGGGATTCATTTAGAAGGACCTTTTGTTTCGAAAGTTTTCAAAGGGGCGCAACCAGAAGAATACATCCAAGCGCCTGATTTAGAGCTTTTCAAAAAATGGTTTGATATTTCTGGTGGCTTAATCAAATTAGTAACCTATGCACCAGAGCATGAAACTTCTGCTGACTTTGAGAATTTGTGTTTTGAACTAGGGGTTGTTCCAAGTATTGGGCACTCTAATGATGTTCGTGAACACTTAAAAACAAGTAAAGCCACTCATGCCACTCATTTATATAATGCATGTCACCGAATGACCCACCGCGAACCAGGTGTTCCAGGGCACGTCTTACTAGAACAAGGCATTAACGCTGAACTTATTGTTGACGGAATCCACGTGCACCCAGATATGGTGAAACTAGCTTATAAAATGAAAGGCGCAGAACATCTTTGCATCATTACTGATTCGATGCGTGCAAAAGGGATGCCAGAAGGAAAATCCGAACTTGGCGGTCAAACGGTAATTGTCAAAGATAAACAAGCTCGCTTAGAAGACGGCACACTTGCCGGAAGTGTATTAACTTATGATGATGGCTTCCGTAACATGATTAAATTTACTGGCTGTACGATAGAAGAAGCAGTTCTTATGTCTTCTGGAAACCAAGCCCGCGAGTTTAATCTAACACAAAAAGGTGCTATCCAAGCAGGCAAAGATGCTGATTTCAACATTTTAAACGATGATTTACAAATAACAGCAACCTATTCATTCGGAAAAAAACATTCTTGA
- a CDS encoding glucosamine-6-phosphate deaminase — MQLITTENKLAGSKKALEIIEKGITSGEVKTLGLATGSTPETLYAEFVKSDVDTKNVTTTNLDEYVGLAASDPNSYHYYMNELLFSKKAFKESFLPNGEATDAEAECARYEEILTEHPVDIQVLGIGTNGHIGFNEPGTSFDSLTHKVVLTDSTREANKRFFEREEDVPTHAYSMGIKSIMNAKKIILLAFGENKAQAIKETIKGPVDVNCPASVLQNHPDVTVILDNEAASLL; from the coding sequence ATGCAACTTATCACAACAGAAAATAAATTAGCAGGTTCTAAAAAAGCGTTAGAAATTATTGAAAAAGGAATTACATCTGGTGAAGTGAAAACACTAGGTCTTGCAACAGGTAGCACACCAGAAACACTATATGCTGAATTTGTAAAAAGCGATGTAGACACTAAAAATGTAACAACAACTAATTTAGATGAATATGTAGGTCTTGCAGCGAGCGACCCAAACAGTTATCATTATTATATGAACGAGTTATTATTCTCTAAAAAAGCATTCAAAGAAAGTTTCTTGCCAAATGGAGAAGCGACGGATGCAGAAGCAGAATGTGCTCGTTATGAAGAGATCTTGACTGAGCACCCAGTTGATATTCAAGTGCTTGGTATTGGAACAAATGGTCATATTGGTTTTAACGAACCAGGGACTTCTTTTGATTCGTTAACACATAAAGTTGTTTTAACAGATTCCACTCGTGAAGCAAACAAACGCTTTTTCGAAAGAGAAGAAGATGTACCAACCCATGCTTATTCGATGGGAATTAAATCTATCATGAATGCGAAAAAAATTATCCTACTTGCTTTTGGTGAAAACAAAGCACAAGCAATTAAAGAAACTATTAAAGGACCTGTAGATGTGAATTGTCCTGCTTCAGTACTTCAAAATCATCCAGATGTTACAGTGATTCTTGACAATGAGGCAGCGTCACTTCTATAA
- a CDS encoding GntR family transcriptional regulator gives MIDKQSGIPIYIQIQSEIKKKMEDGVWKVGTSIPAERQLAEMFHVSRMTVRQAIQGLVDDNILQRRVGAGTFIAEKKLTERLEAVTSFTNLMLQEGKVPSTRIVSYGIRPASTQEQEALQLPENSNVMKIERIRYGDRVPILYEVAAIPEKIASLLTKEDIMDSLYKAIELKLGQPIGEAEQIMEASLVSEKIAPYLDVKLGSPVMKLRQITTLEDGRPFEFTRSQYVGSRFQFVARIKQ, from the coding sequence ATGATCGATAAACAATCAGGAATACCGATTTACATTCAGATTCAAAGTGAAATTAAAAAGAAAATGGAAGATGGCGTCTGGAAAGTAGGGACTTCTATTCCTGCTGAGCGTCAACTTGCAGAAATGTTTCATGTTAGTCGAATGACAGTTAGGCAAGCAATCCAAGGCCTAGTAGATGATAATATTTTGCAAAGACGCGTCGGTGCAGGAACTTTTATTGCGGAAAAGAAATTAACAGAGCGATTAGAAGCTGTTACAAGTTTTACTAATCTGATGTTACAAGAAGGAAAAGTCCCATCGACACGCATTGTATCGTACGGGATTCGGCCAGCAAGTACGCAAGAACAAGAAGCATTACAACTTCCAGAAAATAGCAATGTCATGAAAATTGAACGGATTCGTTACGGCGATCGTGTGCCGATTCTTTATGAAGTTGCTGCCATTCCAGAAAAAATTGCTTCACTGCTTACAAAGGAAGACATCATGGATTCCCTTTATAAAGCAATTGAATTAAAGCTTGGTCAACCAATTGGGGAAGCAGAACAAATTATGGAAGCTTCTCTAGTTTCAGAAAAAATTGCGCCATACCTTGATGTAAAACTCGGCTCACCGGTGATGAAACTTCGACAAATTACAACTTTAGAAGATGGTCGACCATTTGAATTTACGCGTTCCCAGTATGTTGGTAGTAGATTTCAATTTGTAGCTAGGATTAAACAATAA